GTGTCCTCGACGCGGATATAGAGCTTCTCTTCGGGCACCCACATCTGCGGATCAACGGCAAAAACAACGCCCGGGCGCAGCGGCCCCGCGTGGTAATCCCCCACATCATGGACGGCCATGCCGACGGCGTGCGAGAGGTGGCCCTTGAACTCAAGGGTCCGCCGCGCGGCACTCTCGTAGATCGGTTTCGAGAACCGCGTCCTGCCGATCACGTCGACCATCTCGGCCGCGGCCTCGGCCAGGACCTGGTCCGCGGTGGCGCCGGGCCGAATGCGGCGCAGCAGCACCTTATGATACTCCACCATGAACCCATAAAGTTCACGCTGCCTGGGCGCGTAAGTCCCGTTGACCGGGCACATGCGGCCGATGTCGCTCGTGTAGTACCCGTAGTCGGGGGCGGTGTCCACGAGGACGAGGTCGCCGTCGGCCAACTCGCAGTTGTTGCGGAAGTAATGGGCGTTCCACGCGTTCGCGCCGCCGGCGATAATGTGCCGATACCCAAGCCCCTGCGCCCCGTGGGCCAGGTAAACGCGGTCGGCGATTGCGCCCAAATGGCACTCGACAACGCCCGGCCTCGTCGCCCGCATCGCTTCTGTCACCGCCATCGCGGACAAGAGGCCCGCCCGTCGCAGGAGGTCGATCTCGCGCGGGCTCTTGATCGCACGCAACGTATCCAGAATCGGCGACAGGTCGCGGATCTCGACCGCCGGCAGCCGCGACCGCACGAGGCCGATGAGATACTGCTCGCGGCTCGGCCGTTCGTCCCACGGGTCGGCGGCTACGAGTTTGTCCGACCGGATCAGTTCGTCGCGGCTGCCCTTCGGGCCCTCGGCCGGAGCGTGCGGCGTGTAAAGTGCGGATGCCGCCTTGAGGTGCTCGGCGAGCAACTCGCTCCCATAGACCGCGTCGACGCCGGTGAATCGTCGGATGAGGTCAGCGTCTTCCGCGGCGAGTGCCGCACCCTCGGCGCCCGCTCGCTCCGGACGATGCGGAAGATAGAGTGCCGTGGTTCGATTCGCTCCCGAAAGAAGCAGGTACGCCTGCGGCACTTCCACGCCACAGCAGTAGTAGAACTCATTCGTCTGCCGGAAGACCTCGAAACCGCGGACGGGCGGAGCGCCCTGCAGGAGCGCGTGTGCCCCGGGGCCGATGGCGTCGAAGATCTTCGCCCGCCGCGCCCTAAACTCTTCCGGCGGGAAATCGGCCTGGAACAGCGAACGCTCCGGCGCGTCGCCCGCGCGGGCGATGCGGTGCGGCTCAATCGATGGGAATCGGCGGGCCATCTCTCGTCCTTTCTCCAATCGCCGCAATTCACGCAACAAGCCGTGCGGTCCGTTGCGGCAGCGTATTGTACCACCGTGCGGAACCCTG
This genomic interval from Planctomycetota bacterium contains the following:
- a CDS encoding aminopeptidase P N-terminal domain-containing protein; this translates as MARRFPSIEPHRIARAGDAPERSLFQADFPPEEFRARRAKIFDAIGPGAHALLQGAPPVRGFEVFRQTNEFYYCCGVEVPQAYLLLSGANRTTALYLPHRPERAGAEGAALAAEDADLIRRFTGVDAVYGSELLAEHLKAASALYTPHAPAEGPKGSRDELIRSDKLVAADPWDERPSREQYLIGLVRSRLPAVEIRDLSPILDTLRAIKSPREIDLLRRAGLLSAMAVTEAMRATRPGVVECHLGAIADRVYLAHGAQGLGYRHIIAGGANAWNAHYFRNNCELADGDLVLVDTAPDYGYYTSDIGRMCPVNGTYAPRQRELYGFMVEYHKVLLRRIRPGATADQVLAEAAAEMVDVIGRTRFSKPIYESAARRTLEFKGHLSHAVGMAVHDVGDYHAGPLRPGVVFAVDPQMWVPEEKLYIRVEDTVAVTESGIENLTAAAPLELKDIEAVMREKRTFPVAGCG